One region of Etheostoma cragini isolate CJK2018 chromosome 16, CSU_Ecrag_1.0, whole genome shotgun sequence genomic DNA includes:
- the LOC117959846 gene encoding calmodulin-regulated spectrin-associated protein 1-B-like isoform X5, with protein sequence MDEEVTAGRDSTWRRAAAAAATAADDVGGGGMEAQVVPLELYDSARAKIDANLRWLFAKAYGIDHIPADLRDPFYTDQYDQEHIKPLVICLMLSGELYCRVCGLILHAEQATSLQSHQCVIQALSRKGTFVLKIDNTPVSDLDLSATPIKMSSHIHLIDALMMAYIVEMISIEKVVSSVKRFSNFSASKELPFDLEDAMVFWINKVNIKMREIMEKELKMKQHLMESPSHQKVRYRRDHLSGRTLQHFPLVDDLLKDVCDGMALLALIHFYCPELIRLEDICLKEVPSIADCVYNIQLLQEFCNEYLEKCFYLKPEDILYSPPVLKNNVMVFIAELFWWFENVKPEFVQPRDLHEIRDVRLLLQPKSSRSHIPISNITKRSFLTSSNSADMLTTSQSPDLSTKPSSISPPQSLLPLRQRQQKVAEESTSELGKTSNTLTREHQGSILAWPERRPRPLSQPVPYALHYPLEVDADSISLARSISKDSLASNILSITPKHILGSGPQLPTHRLSGQSLLSHMRIEDEEEEIEEEELVAVIHPSAFSRRRLGSDMEQDELEIQSAASTSRVSNTRCSPRLETGLFTPGHSADSYYLEPLMPAIIKPAKEKSISLNKEEESGESRCRAAGGAGKAATNVPSTSQRKAPAAESNRCTFTPIPVAESLPSSLRPPTEGSADISQSEKRQSPGFFLHSSGEPDYYSPNSTALEVGYDSDSDIADLEEDDEEDNMELPKEVVKTGNRKYLEEGEVCECGWAEGESAKLREDSKVSERDDKEGGSGRSSPCLSTISWASSCSASGSTSVKMTSFAERKLLKLGLRDGFSSTSSSQKTTPDGSEIAPCPPWQLRSDCTSGWLGKEPSSVLGRNLVVSPPVVPSELLQLHMQLEEQRRAIEHQKKKMETLSARQRLKLGKAAFLNIVKKGGGKSDTLPLPIKHYQESSELADRSKVKTQSCKDDSCLDALKVQVKTGKTEGAQMNRNNRLNTLSQDNGAEPDLNECSHSIDLLNDAISSIQQQMMQLSLQQDRLMKCVVSPPEPLMKRVGSPPELAMCRVASPPERVESSPGITPDTTQSTPSTSDSRSFEVHFVDISGSNNAPARRPPKLSSSQRSKASEQKISKENSKMTSVKSNTQSLECSDNSSRFQDRGIAESSRLERSIQRNTTFRVPNDLDRKSSGEGSGCFLDNTLMSPSQAAEQEENNVTNLELDAVSGDENARVKGQLIKVDLSELKDPLENESADVTDCMADGEPKNALGFFFKDEEKAEDEMAKRRAAFLLKQQRKAEEARLRKQQQEVEIEVKRDEARRKAEEDRVRKEEEKARREIIKQEYLQRKQEALMEEQGLVKPRPRTKSRRSRPKSLHREDSNSLSKASTTPDLSCSHRGSTLSLVTVADSVISAGAESYRAGSVCSMETFPILSRASSRNMERDWENGSIASSITSTEYNGPKLFKEPSSKSNKPIIINAIAHCCLAGKVNETQKNVILEELEKCESNHLIILFRDSGCQFRAIYSYSPDTEEIIKFTGTGPRSIGRKMIDKLYKYSSDRKQFNVIPAKSVSVSVDALTIHNQLWQVKRPGSARRK encoded by the exons ATCACATCCCTGCAGACCTGCGGGACCCCTTTTATACCGACCAGTATGACCAAGAACACATCAAGCCCCTTGTCATTTGCCTAATGCTGTCTGGAGAGCTCTACTGCCGTGTGTGTGGGCTCATCCTGCACGCTGAGCAGGCTACCTCACTCCAAAGTCACCAGTGTGTCATCCAGGCCCTGTCCAGGAAAGGCACCTTTGTCCTGAAAATAGACAACACACCTGTCTCTGATCTGGATCTCAGTGCAACTCCCATCAAGATG AGCTCCCACATCCACCTTATTGATGCCCTGATGATGGCCTATATAGTGGAGATGATCAGCATAGAGAAGGTGGTGTCCAGTGTCAAGCGTTTCTCGAACTTCAGTGCCTCCAAGGAGCTGCCTTTTGATCTGGAAGACGCAATGGTCTTCTGGATCAACAAA GTGAACATAAAGATGAGGGAGATCATGGAGAAAGAGCTGAAAATGAAGCAGCATTTGATGGAGTCACCCAGCCACCAGAAG GTGCGTTATCGGAGAGATCACCTGTCAGGTCGGACACTTCAGCACTTCCCTCTGGTGGACGACCTGTTGAAGGATGTGTGTGACGGCATGGCTCTGCTAGCTCTGATCCACTTCTATTGCCCAGAACTTATTAGACTGGAAG ATATCTGTCTGAAAGAGGTTCCCTCCATAGCAGACTGTGTGTACAACATCCAGCTACTACAGGAGTTTTGTAATGAATACCTGGAAAAATGCTTCTATCTGAAGCCTGAGGATATATTGTATTCTCCACCAGTATTAAAG AATAATGTGATGGTCTTCATTGCTGAGCTCTTCTGGTGGTTTGAGAATGTGAAGCCAGAGTTTGTCCAGCCAAGGGACCTTCATGAAATCCGAGATG TGAGATTGCTTCTGCAGCCCAAGAGTTCACGATCCCATATTCCCATCTCCAACATCACCAAACGTAGTTTCCTGACATCATCAAACTCTGCTGACATGTTGAccacatcccagagtcctgacCTCAG CACTAAACCGAGCTCCATAAGCCCACCTCAGTCTTTACTGCCcctgagacagagacaacagaAAGTGGCTGAAGAGAGCACTTCag AGCTGGGAAAAACGTCAAACACTCTGACACGGGAGCATCAGGGCTCAATACTGGCCTGGCCAGAGAGGAGGCCGAG GCCTTTATCCCAGCCAGTGCCCTACGCCCTGCATTATCCTCTGGAGGTAGATGCAGACAGTATCAGCCTTGCCCGCTCCATCAGCAAAGACAGCCTGGCCTCCAATATATTGAGTATAACCCCGAAACACATCCTGGGGTCAGGTCCTCAACTGCCAACACACAGACTCAGTGGTCAAAGCCTGCTTAGTCACATGCGCatagaggatgaggaggaggaaatagaAGAGGAGGAACTTGTTGCTGTAATTCACCCTTCTGCATTTTCTCGGCGTCGACTTGGGAGTGACATGGAGCAGGATGAGCTGGAAATCCAGAGTGCAGCCTCCACCTCAAGGGTTTCTAATACTCGTTGCTCACCGCGCCTTGAAACAGGTCTGTTTACTCCCGGCCATTCAGCAGACAGTTACTATTTGGAGCCTTTGATGCCCGCGATCATTAAGCCAGCCAAAGAGAAGAGCATCAGCCTGAACAAGGAAGAGGAGAGCGGCGAGAGTCGCTGTAGAGCGGCAGGAGGTGCTGGGAAAGCAGCCACAAATGTCCCAAGCACTTCACAGCGAAAAGCCCCAGCGGCTGAGTCAAACAGATGTACCTTTACACCCATACCTGTGGCAGAATCACTCCCTAGCTCTCTCAGGCCACCCACAGAGGGCTCGGCAGACATCTCTCAGTCTGAAAAGAGACAGTCCCCTGGCTTTTTCCTTCATTCGTCAGGAGAGCCAGACTACTATAGTCCTAACTCTACTGCGCTGGAGGTAGGGTATGATTCAGACTCTGACATTGCAGACCTTGAGGAAGATGATGAGGAAGATAATATGGAGCTGCCTAAAGAGGTTGTGAAGACAGGAAATAGAAAATACTTAGAGGAGGGGGAGGTGTGTGAATGTGGATGGGCAGAAGGTGAGTCAGCTAAACTTAGAGAAGACTCGAAGGTTAGTGAACGGGATGATAAGGAAGGCGGCAGTGGACGCTCTAGCCCTTGCCTCAGCACCATATCGTGGGCGAGCAGCTGCAGCGCTTCAGGCAGCACCAGTGTCAAGATGACCAGCTTTGCAGAGAGAAAGCTCCTTAAACTTGGCCTCCGTGATGGATTCTCAAGTACCAGCAGCTCTCAGAAGACCACACCAGATGGTTCTGAGATTGCCCCCTGTCCCCCTTGGCAACTGAGGAGTGACTGCACCTCCGGCTGGCTCGGTAAGGAGCCTAGTTCTGTGTTGGGGAGGAATTTGGTGGTGAGTCCCCCAGTAGTGCCTTCAGAGCTGCTGCAACTTCACATGCAGCTAGAAGAGCAAAGACGTGCTATTGAgcatcagaagaagaagatggagacgCTATCAGCACGACAGCGACTAAAGCTAGGGAAAGCTGCGTTTTTGAACATTGTTAAGAAGGGCGGAGGGAAGAGTGACACACTTCCCCTGCCGATAAAACACTACCAGGAATCATCAGAACTAGCTGACAGGAGTAAGGTGAAGACCCAGTCATGCAAGGATGACTCCTGTCTTGATGCCCTGAAGGTGCAGGTAAAGACAGGTAAAACAGAAGGAGCACAGATGAACAGAAACAACAGGTTAAACACTCTGTCCCAGGATAATGGGGCGGAACCAGACTTAAATGAGTGCTCCCACTCCATAGACCTTCTCAATGACGCTATTAGCTCCATTCAGCAGCAGATGATGCAGCTGTCTTTACAACAAGACCGGCTGATGAAGTGTGTTGTCTCACCCCCAGAGCCGCTAATGAAACGTGTGGGGTCACCTCCAGAACTAGCGATGTGTCGTGTGGCATCACCTCCAGAACGTGTAGAATCCAGCCCTGGCATAACCCCTGACACAACACAATCAACACCCTCTACCTCAGACTCCAGATCTTTTGAAGTTCACTTTGTAGACATCAGTGGCAGCAACAATGCCCCTGCTCGCCGTCCTCCCAAGCTTAGCTCCAGCCAACGCAGCAAAGCCTCGGAgcaaaaaataagtaaagagAACAGCAAGATGACTTCTGTCAAGTCTAATACTCAGTCCCTGGAGTGCAGCGACAATTCTAGTAGATTCCAGGACAGAGGTATTGCTGAAAGCTCCAGGCTAGAGAGAAGCATTCAGAGAAATACCACCTTCAGAGTCCCCAATGACCTTGACCGAAAAAGCAGTGGTGAGGGATCTGGGTGCTTCCTGGACAATACATTGATGTCTCCCTCACAGGCTGCAGAACAAGAGGAGAACAACGTTACCAACTTAGAGTTAGACGCTGTGAGTGGAGATGAGAATGCCAGGGTCAAGGGTCAACTGATCAAGGTGGACCTATCAGAGCTTAAGGATCCACTGGAGAATGAAAGTGCAGACGTTACAGACTGCATGGCAGATGGCGAGCCGAAGAATGCGCTAGGTTTCTTCTTTAAG GATGAAGAGAAAGCAGAGGATGAAATGGCGAAACGTCGTGCCGCCTTCCTCCTCAAACAGCAACGCAAAGCTGAAGAGGCTAGACTACGCAAACAGCAGCAAGAAGTCGAGATTGAGGTCAAACGTGATGAGGCCAG GCGCAAGGCAGAAGAGGACCGTGTTCgtaaggaggaagagaaggcaCGACGAGAGATAATTAAGCAGGAATACTTGCAGAGGAAGCAGGAAGCGTTGATGGAAGAGCAAGGTCTAGTCAAGCCTCGCCCACGAACTAAATCCCGCAGGAGCAGGCCTAAATCACTGCACCGTGAAGACTCCAACAGCCTCTCCAAAGCATCCACCACAC ctgATCTGAGCTGCAGTCATCGTGGATCGACACTCTCTTTAGTGACAGTGGCAGATAGCGTTATCTCTGCAGGGGCGGAGTCATACAG GGCTGGATCTGTGTGCTCTATGGAGACGTTCCCTATTCTGAGCAGGGCGTCTAGCAGGAACATGGAGAGGGACTGGGAGAATGGCTCTATAGCCTCTTCCATCACTTCAACCGAGTACAATG gtCCTAAACTCTTCAAAGAGCCGAGCTCCAAGTCCAACAAGCCAATCATCATCAATGCAATCGCTCACTGCTGTCTGGCTGGAAAGGTTAATGAGACCCAGAAGAATGTTATTCTTGAG GAGCTGGAAAAGTGCGAGTCCAATCACCTGATCATCCTCTTCCGCGACAGTGGGTGCCAGTTCCGCGCCATTTACTCGTACTCACCAGACACAGAGGAGATCATCAAGTTCACAGGCACAGGGCCGCGCTCTATTGGTCGGAAGATGATCGACAAGCTCTACAAATACAGCTCGGACCGCAAGCAGTTCAACGTCATCCCTGCCAAGTCAGTGTCTGTCAGTGTGGACGCCCTGACCATCCACAATCAACTCTGGCAGGTCAAGAGACCAGGGAGTGCACGGAGGAAGTGA
- the LOC117959846 gene encoding calmodulin-regulated spectrin-associated protein 1-B-like isoform X3, translating into MDEEVTAGRDSTWRRAAAAAATAADDVGGGGMEAQVVPLELYDSARAKIDANLRWLFAKAYGIDHIPADLRDPFYTDQYDQEHIKPLVICLMLSGELYCRVCGLILHAEQATSLQSHQCVIQALSRKGTFVLKIDNTPVSDLDLSATPIKMSSHIHLIDALMMAYIVEMISIEKVVSSVKRFSNFSASKELPFDLEDAMVFWINKVNIKMREIMEKELKMKQHLMESPSHQKVRYRRDHLSGRTLQHFPLVDDLLKDVCDGMALLALIHFYCPELIRLEDICLKEVPSIADCVYNIQLLQEFCNEYLEKCFYLKPEDILYSPPVLKNNVMVFIAELFWWFENVKPEFVQPRDLHEIRDVRLLLQPKSSRSHIPISNITKRSFLTSSNSADMLTTSQSPDLSTKPSSISPPQSLLPLRQRQQKVAEESTSELGKTSNTLTREHQGSILAWPERRPRPLSQPVPYALHYPLEVDADSISLARSISKDSLASNILSITPKHILGSGPQLPTHRLSGQSLLSHMRIEDEEEEIEEEELVAVIHPSAFSRRRLGSDMEQDELEIQSAASTSRVSNTRCSPRLETGLFTPGHSADSYYLEPLMPAIIKPAKEKSISLNKEEESGESRCRAAGGAGKAATNVPSTSQRKAPAAESNRCTFTPIPVAESLPSSLRPPTEGSADISQSEKRQSPGFFLHSSGEPDYYSPNSTALEVGYDSDSDIADLEEDDEEDNMELPKEVVKTGNRKYLEEGEVCECGWAEGESAKLREDSKVSERDDKEGGSGRSSPCLSTISWASSCSASGSTSVKMTSFAERKLLKLGLRDGFSSTSSSQKTTPDGSEIAPCPPWQLRSDCTSGWLGKEPSSVLGRNLVVSPPVVPSELLQLHMQLEEQRRAIEHQKKKMETLSARQRLKLGKAAFLNIVKKGGGKSDTLPLPIKHYQESSELADRSKVKTQSCKDDSCLDALKVQVKTGKTEGAQMNRNNRLNTLSQDNGAEPDLNECSHSIDLLNDAISSIQQQMMQLSLQQDRLMKCVVSPPEPLMKRVGSPPELAMCRVASPPERVESSPGITPDTTQSTPSTSDSRSFEVHFVDISGSNNAPARRPPKLSSSQRSKASEQKISKENSKMTSVKSNTQSLECSDNSSRFQDRGIAESSRLERSIQRNTTFRVPNDLDRKSSGEGSGCFLDNTLMSPSQAAEQEENNVTNLELDAVSGDENARVKGQLIKVDLSELKDPLENESADVTDCMADGEPKNALGFFFKDEEKAEDEMAKRRAAFLLKQQRKAEEARLRKQQQEVEIEVKRDEARRKAEEDRVRKEEEKARREIIKQEYLQRKQEALMEEQGLVKPRPRTKSRRSRPKSLHREDSNSLSKASTTRNSLTPSMLIKAQGSAAGCGGADLSCSHRGSTLSLVTVADSVISAGAESYRAGSVCSMETFPILSRASSRNMERDWENGSIASSITSTEYNGPKLFKEPSSKSNKPIIINAIAHCCLAGKVNETQKNVILEELEKCESNHLIILFRDSGCQFRAIYSYSPDTEEIIKFTGTGPRSIGRKMIDKLYKYSSDRKQFNVIPAKSVSVSVDALTIHNQLWQVKRPGSARRK; encoded by the exons ATCACATCCCTGCAGACCTGCGGGACCCCTTTTATACCGACCAGTATGACCAAGAACACATCAAGCCCCTTGTCATTTGCCTAATGCTGTCTGGAGAGCTCTACTGCCGTGTGTGTGGGCTCATCCTGCACGCTGAGCAGGCTACCTCACTCCAAAGTCACCAGTGTGTCATCCAGGCCCTGTCCAGGAAAGGCACCTTTGTCCTGAAAATAGACAACACACCTGTCTCTGATCTGGATCTCAGTGCAACTCCCATCAAGATG AGCTCCCACATCCACCTTATTGATGCCCTGATGATGGCCTATATAGTGGAGATGATCAGCATAGAGAAGGTGGTGTCCAGTGTCAAGCGTTTCTCGAACTTCAGTGCCTCCAAGGAGCTGCCTTTTGATCTGGAAGACGCAATGGTCTTCTGGATCAACAAA GTGAACATAAAGATGAGGGAGATCATGGAGAAAGAGCTGAAAATGAAGCAGCATTTGATGGAGTCACCCAGCCACCAGAAG GTGCGTTATCGGAGAGATCACCTGTCAGGTCGGACACTTCAGCACTTCCCTCTGGTGGACGACCTGTTGAAGGATGTGTGTGACGGCATGGCTCTGCTAGCTCTGATCCACTTCTATTGCCCAGAACTTATTAGACTGGAAG ATATCTGTCTGAAAGAGGTTCCCTCCATAGCAGACTGTGTGTACAACATCCAGCTACTACAGGAGTTTTGTAATGAATACCTGGAAAAATGCTTCTATCTGAAGCCTGAGGATATATTGTATTCTCCACCAGTATTAAAG AATAATGTGATGGTCTTCATTGCTGAGCTCTTCTGGTGGTTTGAGAATGTGAAGCCAGAGTTTGTCCAGCCAAGGGACCTTCATGAAATCCGAGATG TGAGATTGCTTCTGCAGCCCAAGAGTTCACGATCCCATATTCCCATCTCCAACATCACCAAACGTAGTTTCCTGACATCATCAAACTCTGCTGACATGTTGAccacatcccagagtcctgacCTCAG CACTAAACCGAGCTCCATAAGCCCACCTCAGTCTTTACTGCCcctgagacagagacaacagaAAGTGGCTGAAGAGAGCACTTCag AGCTGGGAAAAACGTCAAACACTCTGACACGGGAGCATCAGGGCTCAATACTGGCCTGGCCAGAGAGGAGGCCGAG GCCTTTATCCCAGCCAGTGCCCTACGCCCTGCATTATCCTCTGGAGGTAGATGCAGACAGTATCAGCCTTGCCCGCTCCATCAGCAAAGACAGCCTGGCCTCCAATATATTGAGTATAACCCCGAAACACATCCTGGGGTCAGGTCCTCAACTGCCAACACACAGACTCAGTGGTCAAAGCCTGCTTAGTCACATGCGCatagaggatgaggaggaggaaatagaAGAGGAGGAACTTGTTGCTGTAATTCACCCTTCTGCATTTTCTCGGCGTCGACTTGGGAGTGACATGGAGCAGGATGAGCTGGAAATCCAGAGTGCAGCCTCCACCTCAAGGGTTTCTAATACTCGTTGCTCACCGCGCCTTGAAACAGGTCTGTTTACTCCCGGCCATTCAGCAGACAGTTACTATTTGGAGCCTTTGATGCCCGCGATCATTAAGCCAGCCAAAGAGAAGAGCATCAGCCTGAACAAGGAAGAGGAGAGCGGCGAGAGTCGCTGTAGAGCGGCAGGAGGTGCTGGGAAAGCAGCCACAAATGTCCCAAGCACTTCACAGCGAAAAGCCCCAGCGGCTGAGTCAAACAGATGTACCTTTACACCCATACCTGTGGCAGAATCACTCCCTAGCTCTCTCAGGCCACCCACAGAGGGCTCGGCAGACATCTCTCAGTCTGAAAAGAGACAGTCCCCTGGCTTTTTCCTTCATTCGTCAGGAGAGCCAGACTACTATAGTCCTAACTCTACTGCGCTGGAGGTAGGGTATGATTCAGACTCTGACATTGCAGACCTTGAGGAAGATGATGAGGAAGATAATATGGAGCTGCCTAAAGAGGTTGTGAAGACAGGAAATAGAAAATACTTAGAGGAGGGGGAGGTGTGTGAATGTGGATGGGCAGAAGGTGAGTCAGCTAAACTTAGAGAAGACTCGAAGGTTAGTGAACGGGATGATAAGGAAGGCGGCAGTGGACGCTCTAGCCCTTGCCTCAGCACCATATCGTGGGCGAGCAGCTGCAGCGCTTCAGGCAGCACCAGTGTCAAGATGACCAGCTTTGCAGAGAGAAAGCTCCTTAAACTTGGCCTCCGTGATGGATTCTCAAGTACCAGCAGCTCTCAGAAGACCACACCAGATGGTTCTGAGATTGCCCCCTGTCCCCCTTGGCAACTGAGGAGTGACTGCACCTCCGGCTGGCTCGGTAAGGAGCCTAGTTCTGTGTTGGGGAGGAATTTGGTGGTGAGTCCCCCAGTAGTGCCTTCAGAGCTGCTGCAACTTCACATGCAGCTAGAAGAGCAAAGACGTGCTATTGAgcatcagaagaagaagatggagacgCTATCAGCACGACAGCGACTAAAGCTAGGGAAAGCTGCGTTTTTGAACATTGTTAAGAAGGGCGGAGGGAAGAGTGACACACTTCCCCTGCCGATAAAACACTACCAGGAATCATCAGAACTAGCTGACAGGAGTAAGGTGAAGACCCAGTCATGCAAGGATGACTCCTGTCTTGATGCCCTGAAGGTGCAGGTAAAGACAGGTAAAACAGAAGGAGCACAGATGAACAGAAACAACAGGTTAAACACTCTGTCCCAGGATAATGGGGCGGAACCAGACTTAAATGAGTGCTCCCACTCCATAGACCTTCTCAATGACGCTATTAGCTCCATTCAGCAGCAGATGATGCAGCTGTCTTTACAACAAGACCGGCTGATGAAGTGTGTTGTCTCACCCCCAGAGCCGCTAATGAAACGTGTGGGGTCACCTCCAGAACTAGCGATGTGTCGTGTGGCATCACCTCCAGAACGTGTAGAATCCAGCCCTGGCATAACCCCTGACACAACACAATCAACACCCTCTACCTCAGACTCCAGATCTTTTGAAGTTCACTTTGTAGACATCAGTGGCAGCAACAATGCCCCTGCTCGCCGTCCTCCCAAGCTTAGCTCCAGCCAACGCAGCAAAGCCTCGGAgcaaaaaataagtaaagagAACAGCAAGATGACTTCTGTCAAGTCTAATACTCAGTCCCTGGAGTGCAGCGACAATTCTAGTAGATTCCAGGACAGAGGTATTGCTGAAAGCTCCAGGCTAGAGAGAAGCATTCAGAGAAATACCACCTTCAGAGTCCCCAATGACCTTGACCGAAAAAGCAGTGGTGAGGGATCTGGGTGCTTCCTGGACAATACATTGATGTCTCCCTCACAGGCTGCAGAACAAGAGGAGAACAACGTTACCAACTTAGAGTTAGACGCTGTGAGTGGAGATGAGAATGCCAGGGTCAAGGGTCAACTGATCAAGGTGGACCTATCAGAGCTTAAGGATCCACTGGAGAATGAAAGTGCAGACGTTACAGACTGCATGGCAGATGGCGAGCCGAAGAATGCGCTAGGTTTCTTCTTTAAG GATGAAGAGAAAGCAGAGGATGAAATGGCGAAACGTCGTGCCGCCTTCCTCCTCAAACAGCAACGCAAAGCTGAAGAGGCTAGACTACGCAAACAGCAGCAAGAAGTCGAGATTGAGGTCAAACGTGATGAGGCCAG GCGCAAGGCAGAAGAGGACCGTGTTCgtaaggaggaagagaaggcaCGACGAGAGATAATTAAGCAGGAATACTTGCAGAGGAAGCAGGAAGCGTTGATGGAAGAGCAAGGTCTAGTCAAGCCTCGCCCACGAACTAAATCCCGCAGGAGCAGGCCTAAATCACTGCACCGTGAAGACTCCAACAGCCTCTCCAAAGCATCCACCACAC GTAATTCTTTAACGCCATCCATGTTGATCAAAGCCCAGGGCTCAGCAGCAGGCTGCGGGGGAG ctgATCTGAGCTGCAGTCATCGTGGATCGACACTCTCTTTAGTGACAGTGGCAGATAGCGTTATCTCTGCAGGGGCGGAGTCATACAG GGCTGGATCTGTGTGCTCTATGGAGACGTTCCCTATTCTGAGCAGGGCGTCTAGCAGGAACATGGAGAGGGACTGGGAGAATGGCTCTATAGCCTCTTCCATCACTTCAACCGAGTACAATG gtCCTAAACTCTTCAAAGAGCCGAGCTCCAAGTCCAACAAGCCAATCATCATCAATGCAATCGCTCACTGCTGTCTGGCTGGAAAGGTTAATGAGACCCAGAAGAATGTTATTCTTGAG GAGCTGGAAAAGTGCGAGTCCAATCACCTGATCATCCTCTTCCGCGACAGTGGGTGCCAGTTCCGCGCCATTTACTCGTACTCACCAGACACAGAGGAGATCATCAAGTTCACAGGCACAGGGCCGCGCTCTATTGGTCGGAAGATGATCGACAAGCTCTACAAATACAGCTCGGACCGCAAGCAGTTCAACGTCATCCCTGCCAAGTCAGTGTCTGTCAGTGTGGACGCCCTGACCATCCACAATCAACTCTGGCAGGTCAAGAGACCAGGGAGTGCACGGAGGAAGTGA